A region from the Sphingopyxis lindanitolerans genome encodes:
- a CDS encoding efflux RND transporter permease subunit has translation MTPRFFIDRPIFSWVIAIGILLAGIIALRSLPVEQYPSVAPPSLTISVTYPGADAGTLEQNVTQVIEQELNGVEGFLYMASTSESNGTASITLTFEAGTNIDNAQMEVQNRLRRVEQRLPEDVRRQGISVTEANSGFLLIVAITSKSGKTDPMEINNFANTRVLDELRRVNGVGNVQAFAPEYAMRIWLDPQKLASYHLSAAEALGAVQEQNSQTPGGQLGDQPLAKGAQINAVITTQGRFTKPEQFESIILRANADGSAVTLGDVGRVELGAASYLFSSELNGKPMAGLAVQLTPGANALSTAAGIRDRMDELSKGFPPDVTWSIPYDTTPFISLSIEEVVKTLAEAMVLVFLVMFLFLQNWRATVIPTVVVPIALAGACLGLWMAGFSINVLTLFGMVLAIGILVDDAIVVIENVERIMSEEHLSPYEATVKAMSQITSAIVGITLVLIAVFIPMAFFPGSTGGIYRQFSLTLAISIGFSALLALTLTPALCATLLKPHDTVKRAGPIGERVDRFFDGFNRWFGRTTDRYQGRVGHMLSAPLRWLGVFLALVGITALLFFRLPGSFLPQEDQGFLITVVQAPPGATTQRTDIAANQVKKFFAEQPQVENTVFVRGFSFFGQGQANAIMFTPLKPWKERRGKENSADAIAGKAMGAFMGIKEAFVFSLSPPSIPELGTSSGFTFKLQDRGGGGRDALLAARNQMLGGAMQSKTLANVRPEGQEDAPVLKVDIDRIKARALGLSIGDVNATLAISFGSAYANDFTREGRVLRVLLQADAASRMTPQDVLDLKVRSAAGEMVPFGSFSTAEWSAQAPQLQRYNGYPAMTISGEPAPGQSTGEAMAEMERLAQALPAGFAYEWTGISYEEKQSAGQIGMLLGLSLVVVFLLLAALYESWSVPVSVLLVVPLGVLGAVLFSMLRGLNADIYFNVGLITIIGLAAKNAILIVEFAIEQEAEGKSTLDAVMEAVKLRLRPIIMTSLAFILGMVPLVIASGAGAASRRAVGTGVMGGMIAATLLGIFFIPLFYLAVRKWISRKRPPAPSEKSHHEEEPNHA, from the coding sequence ATGACCCCCCGTTTCTTCATCGACCGGCCCATTTTTTCATGGGTCATCGCCATCGGCATCCTGCTCGCGGGCATCATCGCGCTGCGCAGCCTGCCGGTCGAGCAATATCCGTCGGTCGCGCCGCCGTCGCTGACGATCAGCGTCACCTATCCCGGCGCCGACGCCGGGACGCTCGAGCAGAATGTCACCCAGGTGATCGAGCAGGAGCTGAACGGGGTCGAGGGCTTCCTCTACATGGCCTCGACCAGCGAATCGAACGGCACTGCTTCGATCACCCTGACCTTCGAGGCGGGGACCAACATCGACAATGCGCAAATGGAGGTCCAGAACCGCCTCCGCCGCGTCGAGCAGCGATTGCCCGAGGATGTGCGGCGCCAGGGCATTTCGGTCACCGAGGCCAATTCGGGGTTCCTGCTGATCGTCGCGATCACCTCGAAGAGCGGCAAGACCGACCCGATGGAGATCAACAATTTCGCGAACACGCGCGTGCTCGACGAACTGCGGCGCGTGAACGGGGTCGGCAACGTCCAGGCCTTTGCGCCCGAATATGCCATGCGCATCTGGCTCGATCCGCAAAAGCTCGCCTCCTATCATTTGTCGGCGGCCGAAGCGCTCGGCGCGGTGCAGGAACAGAATAGCCAGACCCCGGGCGGCCAGCTCGGCGACCAGCCGCTCGCCAAGGGCGCACAGATCAACGCGGTGATCACGACCCAGGGCCGCTTCACCAAGCCCGAGCAGTTCGAAAGCATCATCCTGCGCGCCAACGCCGACGGGTCGGCGGTGACGCTGGGCGATGTCGGCCGCGTCGAACTCGGCGCCGCAAGCTATCTCTTTTCGTCCGAACTCAATGGCAAGCCGATGGCGGGGCTCGCGGTCCAGCTCACCCCCGGCGCGAACGCCCTGTCGACCGCCGCGGGCATTCGCGACCGGATGGACGAGTTGTCGAAGGGCTTCCCGCCCGACGTCACCTGGTCGATCCCCTATGACACCACCCCCTTCATCAGCCTGTCGATCGAGGAAGTGGTCAAGACGCTCGCCGAGGCGATGGTGCTCGTCTTCCTCGTCATGTTCCTGTTCCTCCAGAACTGGCGCGCGACGGTAATTCCGACGGTGGTCGTCCCGATCGCGCTGGCCGGCGCGTGCCTTGGCCTCTGGATGGCGGGCTTTTCGATCAACGTGCTGACGCTGTTCGGCATGGTGCTTGCGATCGGCATCCTCGTCGACGACGCGATCGTCGTGATCGAGAATGTCGAGCGCATCATGAGCGAGGAGCATCTGTCGCCCTATGAAGCGACGGTGAAGGCGATGAGCCAGATCACCTCGGCGATTGTCGGCATCACGCTGGTGCTGATCGCGGTGTTCATCCCGATGGCCTTCTTCCCCGGATCGACGGGGGGCATCTATCGCCAATTCTCGCTGACGCTGGCGATCTCGATCGGCTTTTCGGCCCTGCTGGCGCTGACGCTGACGCCCGCGCTGTGCGCGACCTTGCTCAAGCCGCACGACACGGTGAAGCGCGCCGGACCGATCGGCGAGCGCGTCGATCGCTTCTTCGACGGTTTCAACCGCTGGTTCGGACGCACGACCGACCGTTATCAGGGGCGGGTCGGCCATATGCTGTCGGCGCCGCTGCGCTGGCTCGGCGTCTTTCTGGCGCTGGTCGGGATCACCGCCTTGCTCTTTTTCCGCCTGCCGGGATCGTTCCTGCCGCAGGAGGATCAGGGCTTTCTGATCACCGTCGTGCAGGCGCCGCCGGGCGCGACGACGCAACGCACCGATATCGCCGCGAACCAGGTCAAGAAATTCTTCGCCGAACAGCCGCAGGTCGAGAACACCGTGTTCGTGCGCGGGTTCAGCTTTTTCGGCCAGGGGCAGGCGAACGCGATCATGTTCACGCCGCTGAAGCCGTGGAAGGAACGCCGCGGCAAGGAAAACAGCGCCGACGCGATCGCCGGCAAGGCGATGGGCGCGTTCATGGGCATCAAGGAGGCGTTCGTCTTTTCGCTGAGTCCACCCTCGATTCCCGAACTCGGCACGTCGAGCGGTTTCACCTTCAAGCTGCAGGATCGCGGCGGCGGCGGCCGCGACGCCCTGCTCGCGGCGCGCAACCAGATGCTCGGCGGCGCGATGCAGAGCAAGACGCTCGCCAACGTCCGACCCGAAGGGCAGGAGGATGCGCCGGTGCTGAAGGTCGATATCGACCGCATCAAGGCGCGCGCGCTCGGCCTGTCGATCGGGGACGTCAACGCGACGCTCGCGATCAGCTTTGGCAGCGCTTACGCCAACGACTTCACCCGCGAGGGCCGCGTGCTGCGCGTGCTGCTCCAGGCCGACGCCGCGAGCCGGATGACGCCGCAGGACGTGCTCGACCTCAAGGTACGGAGCGCGGCGGGCGAGATGGTGCCGTTCGGATCGTTCAGCACCGCCGAATGGAGCGCGCAGGCGCCGCAGCTTCAGCGTTATAATGGCTATCCGGCGATGACGATTTCGGGCGAACCCGCGCCCGGCCAGTCGACCGGCGAGGCGATGGCGGAGATGGAGCGGCTGGCGCAGGCGCTGCCCGCCGGCTTTGCCTATGAATGGACCGGCATCTCTTATGAGGAGAAACAGTCGGCGGGGCAGATCGGCATGTTGCTGGGGCTGTCGCTCGTCGTCGTCTTCCTGCTGCTCGCGGCGCTGTACGAAAGCTGGTCGGTGCCGGTGTCGGTGCTGCTCGTCGTGCCGCTCGGCGTGCTTGGCGCGGTGCTCTTTTCGATGCTGCGCGGGCTCAATGCCGACATTTATTTCAACGTCGGGTTGATCACGATCATCGGCCTTGCCGCCAAGAATGCGATCCTGATCGTCGAATTCGCGATCGAGCAGGAGGCCGAGGGCAAGTCGACGCTCGACGCGGTGATGGAGGCGGTGAAGCTGCGCCTGCGCCCGATCATCATGACCAGCCTGGCCTTCATCCTCGGCATGGTGCCGCTGGTGATCGCGAGCGGCGCGGGGGCGGCGAGCCGCCGCGCCGTCGGCACCGGGGTGATGGGGGGGATGATCGCCGCGACCCTGCTCGGCATCTTCTTCATCCCGCTTTTCTATCTGGCGGTGCGCAAGTGGATCAGCCGCAAGCGACCCCCGGCGCCATCCGAGAAAAGCCATCATGAGGAGGAGCCGAACCATGCGTAA
- a CDS encoding efflux transporter outer membrane subunit → MRKPILLLAAATMLSGCVNLAPPQTRPPLPTAPDYPEGFANDVTLGQRATEISWHDFFADPQLEALVARALDRNRDLAIAVARIEEARGQYRIQDADRLPTVGASADATRSRAFSALSTPPGPDTANRYSVGVGVTGFELDFWGRVKNLSEAARSQYFATQQAARAFRLSLIRDVASAYFASRGAEEQIVLAEATVTSRREGLRIAKLRLDAGVTSALDYRQSETLLTQAETQLASLKLAKAQADNFLAVLVGGPVPADLPAPLPLVDQSRPPALTAGLPSDLLVARPDILQAEEQLRAARANVGAARAAFFPSISLTGNIGFASSSLDSLFGNNGLSWSFGPTISLPIFDFGRNKGNLTVAEARENIAVATYEKTVQSAFREVADALAGRRHLAEQVEAQERGTLAQRRIADLARKRYREGVSTYLEVLDAERNLFASEQALIELRRAQVDNLVTLYVALGGGLVEPS, encoded by the coding sequence ATGCGTAAGCCGATCCTGCTCCTAGCCGCGGCGACGATGCTGTCGGGGTGCGTCAATCTCGCGCCGCCGCAGACCCGCCCGCCGCTGCCGACCGCGCCCGATTATCCCGAGGGTTTCGCGAATGACGTGACGCTCGGCCAGCGCGCGACCGAGATTTCGTGGCACGATTTCTTCGCCGACCCGCAGCTCGAGGCGCTCGTCGCGCGCGCGCTCGATCGCAACCGCGACCTCGCGATCGCGGTGGCGCGGATCGAAGAGGCGAGGGGGCAATATCGCATCCAGGACGCCGACCGCCTGCCGACCGTCGGGGCGAGCGCCGACGCGACGCGCAGCCGCGCCTTTTCGGCGCTGTCGACGCCGCCCGGCCCCGACACGGCGAACCGCTATTCGGTCGGCGTCGGGGTCACCGGCTTCGAACTCGATTTCTGGGGGCGGGTGAAGAATCTGTCGGAAGCGGCGCGCAGCCAGTATTTCGCGACCCAGCAGGCCGCGCGGGCGTTTCGCCTGTCGCTGATCCGCGACGTCGCCTCGGCCTATTTCGCCTCGCGCGGGGCGGAGGAGCAGATCGTCCTGGCCGAAGCAACGGTGACGAGCCGGCGCGAGGGGCTGCGCATCGCCAAGCTGCGGCTCGATGCCGGGGTGACCTCGGCGCTCGACTATCGCCAGTCCGAAACGCTGCTGACGCAGGCCGAGACCCAGCTTGCGAGCCTGAAGCTGGCGAAGGCGCAGGCCGACAATTTCCTTGCCGTTCTCGTCGGTGGGCCGGTTCCCGCCGATCTGCCCGCGCCGCTGCCGCTCGTCGATCAGTCGCGCCCGCCCGCGCTGACCGCGGGACTGCCGTCCGATCTGCTGGTGGCGCGGCCCGACATATTGCAGGCCGAGGAACAGCTTCGCGCCGCGCGCGCCAATGTCGGCGCGGCGCGCGCAGCCTTCTTCCCGTCGATCTCGTTGACGGGGAATATCGGCTTTGCCTCCTCGTCGCTCGACAGCCTGTTCGGCAACAACGGCCTGAGCTGGAGCTTTGGCCCGACGATCAGCCTGCCGATCTTCGACTTCGGGCGCAACAAGGGCAATCTGACCGTTGCCGAAGCGCGTGAGAATATCGCGGTCGCGACCTATGAAAAGACCGTCCAGTCGGCGTTCCGCGAAGTCGCCGACGCGCTCGCCGGGCGCCGCCACCTTGCCGAACAGGTCGAGGCGCAGGAACGCGGAACGCTGGCGCAGCGGCGCATCGCCGACCTGGCGCGCAAGCGCTATCGCGAGGGGGTGTCGACCTATCTCGAAGTGCTCGACGCCGAGCGCAATTTGTTCGCGTCCGAACAGGCGCTGATCGAGTTGCGCCGCGCGCAGGTCGACAATCTGGTCACGCTTTACGTCGCGCTCGGCGGGGGGCTCGTCGAACCGTCCTGA